In the Primulina eburnea isolate SZY01 chromosome 15, ASM2296580v1, whole genome shotgun sequence genome, GGCCGAAAAGACCAGATCTTCAATTATCTGTTAAATATGCCAGGGACTACCATCCAGTTCGAAATTGAACTTATTTCCCTggaaataaatcaattagaacaagaattacagcgaagtacatgcttcactgaactcagaacgaaaggtatgcgtttacaaggtttaaagaaccgtaaaaacatacttcaaaatctactcagaagaaattcttcagagaaCAATGGATCTGTATAGACAGAAGATCTACGAAGGGAAGCAacagcaccctcaggtaaaaatttatgattcagaataataaatttctggagatagtaccagactcctctaagctctctctggatcttagagaaatacagaaaacgatacaaaattatggcaatatgctatattatgtacctcaaaggattgaaaaggtcctagaaaaacaagaagaaattcttgaaatcttaaaggatattcaaacaagaatacagaaactagaacaacaaccaagttctagtagaagaacttcaggaggttggttaccaccatcctttggtaccgaacctttgttacatcaacaagggaaggccagagtggtgtcaaaacctttaactgaagaagaaaagatgatcaatctaatcaagtctgtctcagaaaagaaattgatctgatgacaactttagaaaggattggtttggaggatctacaagagcttgcggaatctttcgcaaatctcaaagtagtagatctaaagatgaatacagcagtaggtgaaacaccacctgcaataacctggtcatcttctcaggaaccaccaagggaaagtatgggatctcataatgtaaatatgagagaatctcagactgatttccataccggtggaggatcacacccagcgggaacaagggcaaggagaactcaaattcctttgcaccaaacaccctatgggaaaactgttttagatcctatacatccttacgggtttatgcttaaccttgatgtattggacttcaaaaacagagaagatctcatagacgactggacatctgctatgagaattgcagcaggaacacttgatctcaacaaagaaggattcattaaacttttggaaatgagtcttatgagatcagtaaaaattgcttgatttttcttgatttcattaaAATGGGAAACTGTTGTGTTGTTCCTAAAACTTCCGACGAGGAGATAGTGGGTAATCATAAGCCAAATCGCTTCGCTATTAATGATGGTAAACATGTCGATTGGGGAAACAAATTACATATCACCAACATTGAGAACGGGTGTAAGAGTGAATTCTTACTTTTTGCTAAGGTGTTTTTTTAAGTGAATTGAGGGGTGACCGTTAGATATTAGAGTGAGAGgttcacatgagacccacttcaatctcaaataatatataagttggcatattttttttgagtgagtctcatgtgagaccgtctaacggatcataatctgtgagacggatcaaccctacccatattcacaataaaaagtaatactcttagcataaaaagtaataatttttcatgagtgacccaaataagatatgcgtctcacaaatacgacccgtgagaccgtctcacacaagtttttgtcatttttttaaGGGAGTcaagcatttttaaaaaaatatatataatgtttCAAAAATCAGTAAATCACACCCGATAATCCAATAAAAATAATGACTAAACGAAAGTAAAAAATTAGAAAGattaaatatcaaaattttggTGAAACGATGATGATATCTTAAATTTTCTGTATATCCCAATAGTTGTAAGCTTAGACATATTATATGCTTTGATATGGAATTAAGAAAGATTGATGATGATTAAATcaccattttttttctttttcttttttaaaatgaattaaatcACCATTTCAATCATATGGAAATAGCTGAGAAACGGCAAGGCAAACTTTCGAGTACTTGATCAAATCCTGATTGTTCACAGCCATGGGAGACGGCCGGCCATTGAAACTCGCTTCGCAATCTCTTGCGTAGCCTTCAGCGTTAGCTGCTGATCGATCCAGTTCGTAGTAGGTATCCGAATAGATATTATCCAGCGCTTCGCCGAGTGAATGAACCGCCCACCTGTAAAAACGTAGGCAGTTTTTCATACCGACTAGGGTTTCATCTTTATAGCCTACTTTCGTGGTCTCGATCCATGAAGCAATGTGATCCGTGACGTTGCTTGTGCTTGTATACGCCTCGCGGAAGACTATGTACGCAAGTGTGAATCGATCGGCGTTTTTGGCGAGTGGATTGGAGTAGATGACTGTGCGGCAGAAGTCGGAAATCGTGGTGTTTTGGCATACCTCGTTGACTAATTCGTCGGTCGCGTTGTTGTCTGAGAGTGCTGGGATTGAATTTGTGCAGAAACAGACAACAAAGGTGAAAATCAGGGGGAGATAGCCGACGGCCGAAACTGACATGATTCAAGTTTTCAGTGCTGCGATTGGGATTCGATTGTGTGATGAAATtatttggaaattaaataaggGTCGTTGCCATTAATGGTCACACGAGGTTGAAGACAAGAGGATTCTTTTCCAAATCCAACACAAATCAAGGTGCAATGTTTCTCTTTTTTAATTTCATGAATTTTGAGAAGTTAATGTGATCTAATTATGAATGTTTGTAATCTAAGTTGAAGATGGTTAAATTTACGCAATAAAAGAGTGGATTTTGTAAATTTATGTGGGGGAGTTGAATTCGAATTTTTGTGTGTGTAGAGAATCTGATATTCGTAGGCAATGAACGAAAAGACATAATTGCGAAATCTAgttggattatatttatggGTGTTAAAAACTGGCAAATTCATCTGGCATTTTGTTCATACTTAACTTGAAAATTGGTCAAATCGATCTGTTCACTTATTTGAACattttaattctttaaaattttaattttttcgattgtatcaaaaatattttttatatttagtatatttttttattaatctaCCAATGTTAACAAAGATTCgggtattgaatttcatctcCATCCCCATACCCATCGGATTATCGGATACCCATATCCTACCCAAATACCCTATCATCATAtacaattgaattttttcaaatttaaattgtttcaatgaagttatgaatatttaaaaaattatttaaatgaacaataagaaaaATCATTAAcgataaaaatttacaaaataaactttatagaaaaaataacaaaatattaaataatttatattagTTCAACAAAAGTACgcaattcaataaaaataaagtatttttcaatttttaaacTCAAACATGGAATAAACTTAACAATGGAGAAAATgagaaattgaatgaaaaataaaagagcgGTAAAACCTTGAAACGTAAAAATGAAATTGCAagggaagagaaaagaaaaaatatcgATTTACTTAAATTTGAGAAGataaatctttaatataaataaatataattactatatatatacatatatatatatatagatatatttatatattagaaaACATACAATTTATTTTTTGATAAAATAGGAAGTaatgaatttttaaatttagttaaaaaaaaacaaataaatttgcAGTATTGAGTTTGTCTCGAGAGTTTAtctcataataataaaaaaaaaagcatgATGAAAAGAAAGAATACAACATCAAGGATCGCGTAACGAAGACAATCTGCATTTCAGAATTCCATTGATTGAGAAAAGATCAAACGAGAACTGGATCGCCATTTTCATCTTGTGGAAAGAGCTGAGAAACAGCGTCACAAATATTGGAGAACTTAATCAAGTTCTGATTCATCTCAGACAGGGGCGATGGCTGCTCACTGAAACTGGCCTCGCAATCTCTTGCGTACCCTTCGCCCATAACCGCCAATCGATCCAGTCCACCATACACTTGCGAATCCATGTTGCCCGTGGCTTCACGGAACGACTGAGCCGCCCACCCGTAAAAGCGCTGGCATTTTTTCATACCGACTTGAGTTTCATCTTCATCGCCTGGTTTGATCCATGAAGCAATTTGATCCGCAGCTTTGGTTGTGTTTGCATACGCTTGCCCGAAGGCAATGTACGCAAGAGCGACTCGATCCGCTGTTGGGGATCGCGGATCAGAGTAGATGACTGCGCGGCAGAAGTCGAAAATTGTGGTGCTTTTGCATACTTTGGTGGCTAATTCGGTGGTGGCCGAGAGGACTGGGATTGAATTTGTGGAGAAACAGACGACGAAGAAGGTGGAAATCAGGGGTAGATAGCCTACAGAAACCGCCATGATTCTTTAGTTTCAGCGAGGCGATTGGGATTCGATTATGTAATTAAATCGAATAGGAGTTGATGTTGAAGATATAAGGATTCTTTTCCAAATCCAACACAAATCAAGGTGCAATGTTTCTCTTCTTTGATTTCATGCATTTTGAGAAATTAATGTGATCTAATACTGAATGTTCGTAATCTGACGCAAAGTTGGCGAAATTTACTTCAGTTGTTTCGTTACATTTTTACGATACGTATATCTTTTGACGCGCATTAAAAGATGGGATTTTGTAAATTTTAGTGGGATTCAtcagattcagatttgatattgataatCAGACAATCAGTGTTTGGTGTTTGCATAATCTGATTCTTTGAAGGCGAGTAATGAAAAGGCAACATTGAGAAATGTAATTGGACCATGGGTGTCGAGATCGTAACGGACGGTCAAATTTAATATCTACGATCGCCGCGTTTTTAAAAGTTAGATTTTTTGTTCAGTTTTTACAAAAATTGGTGTATCTTTGCGCATGACATGCCCGTAAATTGAAAAATTATCAAacacatttatttattattttacaaTAGGGAAAACTAAATATTTGATCATGTATATTTGTTTTCTTGCGATTTTAGCATTTAatgttgtcaaatttcaatcttagtATGATGCTCGTGACCAGATTTGTCCGTATAGTTGCTGAAGTATATATATTTAggataaaattattaatttatagttattattattattatatgtttGATGATTcatcaaaaattataattttaatttattagtgCTTAAATTTCGATTATCATCTTTTGTTAGTCTATGAGAACGTAAGCATTAGTTTATTTATCcaatatatttttcatgttaataTCTATAATTATAATCATTTTCTTAtgtataataattattgattagTTAGTCATTATATCTCAATTAATCACCAAGGAATAATGCGTTTCTAGAATTCTAATGTTCATTATTTcgttcattaaaaaaaaaaatacaaagctCTTAAACCTTGGGGTAAAATGGTTCAAACCTTCTTTTTCCAACTATATTCACTGGCACAAATCAATTGGGTAGTTCCCGAATTATTGCTTTCTCTAACTAATACATTTATATGTTGGCACTTCGCAGCAAACTAAAGCAGTTAGCTTTGGCAAATATCTCTTGGCCTTGGTGATAAAGAATAATGTCCCAAGATCAAAGAGGCcttgagatcaaatattatttgTGTGGTTATGTTATCTAGTTTAGATATGAAATATATTTctccattttaaagaaaacaGTTAGTTTTAATTTTGTAACATTAATTGGTCATGGTTGCAAGTCCAATGTATTAAAAAAACTACATTAATtgagaaataaataattagcaGTTCAACATTTCAAAGTGATGCCGCCATACCCAGGTAATATTTCAAATATTGCACGCAACCGTCAAGGGacgaaaaattatttatcagagACCATAAATCAACCTCGTGATACACGATTTGGTTGGGGAAAAAAGAATGTGTATCTATGTTTTTTTCTtggaaattaaaaagaaaactgTCTGAGTTTCCTGATGTTTGATTATGACATAATCATTAATACAACAAGACTCTTCACTGGGTATATTTTTCCGGGTTGTATGCGCTATCCTTATCCCAAGGGTCTGTCTGCCCTAAACTTGTCCAGGACAAGTGCCCGCAAGCATCAACCAAGTACAAGATCGCTTGCACATCTCTTTGCGGGAATAGAGGGTATCACCATTTTTGTGGGAAAAGATGACGAAAAACGGAACCATGTATACGACACATGGTGCTTCACCGCTGATATTTTTTACTTATTATAAATAACGGATCATCAAATCTCTAGTCTGGCCTTGTTCAAGCCAACGTCAAGAGGCTGATCGATTGCAAAGCTCCAAATGCAATCAACCGGTTCCAGATCATCAGCTTGTAACAATGACCGCAAACTGTCATCATCAGATTTCTTGTAATGCAAATTTTGATCAGGGGCCGGAGGAACAAGTAGATTTTGTTCGCATGATTGATCAAGATTGGATGCAGAAGTGCTCGAAACTTCTTCGTCTATGTAATTACATGGTGCAAATGTATCTTCCGGCTCTTCGAAATACTCGTTCCCTTTATAGATCACGCCCTCTTTAAGCCAAGGAAAATCAAATACTCCTAGCTCATCCCCGAAATCATAGCTCTTTTCGTTGTGCATAAAATCGTCCAGGACACTAAATTCGGATTTGTTCCCTTTCTTGGATTCTTTGTCGTCTTCTCCATGATCTCTTGTCCTCTTCCTGGTTTGTGTGCTTTCTATCCCTCCAGCCCGATTCATATCTTATTGCCGCTGTCTGAAAACaagaaaataataaagaaaGAGATGCATAGTtaaatgaaaatgtttttatttcaaGAAGACTAGATGAAAGTGATGAAGAGAGGAGGATCTTTATGCCTGGTTTCTGTTGTTTGCCTTGTGTTTTTATCCCTTCTTTTGTGTCCAATTTTCATGGGAGCTTTGTTGGGTTTGCGTTTATCATTTTGAGTCAAAGGCTATGTGATTCAAAGCTAATTAAAACTGTTTTCTGGACACATGGAGCGTGAGGGAGTGCAAACAATTACACACCGTTCACCCTTATCCCCTTGCATTTCTCTTTTTGACACTATGCACCGTGTGTGCATACAGATAAAATTTGGCATAACAAAATCCTATGTTTACGGGTCTTTCCTTCATCGGGATCTCCTCAGTCCCTTTAATACAAACTCTGGATGAGACAGATGATAAAAAGTGCTCATTTTGCGCTCATACTTTCTCGAAATGGTTTGTTGGAAAATTTGGCATACACCAGGCCAGTTGGCCACCCATAAAATTACTTCAAATGAATATGCTTTTCTCTAATCTTGAAGGGGTTTAATTAAAGGCCTTTCAAGTTTTttgttttaatatatattattaataacaGACAATATATTATAATAGTAATTCACGTAGAGATTGAGGTGAAAATAATCAACCTAATCTGAGTGTACGAAAGTCCacacaaatattttgaatgtgaCAACACAAAGTTTTTGTTTCAAGACGCGTACCATCTACATGATTTAAATGGCATTTGTAGGCTGTAGCCGTCATATTTGACCGAATATACGACTGCACCCGGCAGAGATTTCTATCCACACTCCATAAACAAGGTAAACAAGGGAAACAGAGAAAACTTGACCATATAAAACAAATGTTAACAGAGCTTGTGTCTAGTTTGCAGCTTGATACAACACCATGAACCAACTTTACACCCTTTATGCAATGACTGACAAGGTACCATCGAATTTATATTTCAGCAGAAATGAAGAGATGAGCAGGAACAGGCAAGAAGTGAAACCATATAATGAAGTATCACGAAATGTTGAATTGCTTAAAAGAATATTTCACTAGTGCTTCCAAAAATATATCTCAGCCACAGCAACCTCCACCTTGAGATGAAGAACCGTTCCTGCCACCAGATGGGCCGGGTATTCCACCAAAACCAACTTTTATTCCGAAAGactgcaaaaaaaaaagaaataaatatagattTTTGCAAAGTATATTGATTATAAGGTATGAGTAACGCTCATGGTCAATGAAATAATTAACGACAAGAGAGGGACaaaaaatagatttttttttatttttcttgataGTATACATACTAACATAAGCTATTTGAGGTGAAAAAACGTATTTTGGTTTATTTACTGACAATAAAATCGGAGGCCGTGGATAAGAGCTATTTGTTTGAAGATG is a window encoding:
- the LOC140814734 gene encoding cell wall / vacuolar inhibitor of fructosidase 2-like; translated protein: MAVSVGYLPLISTFFVVCFSTNSIPVLSATTELATKVCKSTTIFDFCRAVIYSDPRSPTADRVALAYIAFGQAYANTTKAADQIASWIKPGDEDETQVGMKKCQRFYGWAAQSFREATGNMDSQVYGGLDRLAVMGEGYARDCEASFSEQPSPLSEMNQNLIKFSNICDAVSQLFPQDENGDPVLV
- the LOC140815696 gene encoding pectinesterase inhibitor-like yields the protein MSVSAVGYLPLIFTFVVCFCTNSIPALSDNNATDELVNEVCQNTTISDFCRTVIYSNPLAKNADRFTLAYIVFREAYTSTSNVTDHIASWIETTKVGYKDETLVGMKNCLRFYRWAVHSLGEALDNIYSDTYYELDRSAANAEGYARDCEASFNGRPSPMAVNNQDLIKYSKVCLAVSQLFPYD